The Stutzerimonas stutzeri RCH2 genomic interval GCCAACCCGGTGGTCGCCTCGGTCATCCCCGGTACGGCGAACCCCGAGCGGCCGAAGCAGTACATGGACTATTTCAATACTCAGGTTCCCCGCGAATTCTGGCAGACGCTCAAGCGTGAGGGACTGCTGCGCGAGGATGCACCAGTACCGACCTGATTCATTCGCCGCCGTTGGCCTCCCACCACACAGCCTTGCTCCGCACTATCGCAGAGCAAGCCTCCCCATTAGTGAGCAGCGCCGTGCTGGGCCTGCCATTCGTGGCGACCCAGGTGCTAGCTGCAACTCATTGAATCTTCAAGAGCTCGCTGCCAGCCACCGCATCTGGCACGCAACCTGCTGTATCTCCAGTGAACGGGATGAGTCGCCACCGGCACTCATGACGCTTGGCACAATCAGGAGCAACTTCAAGGAGAACTAGGGTTCCGGCTCACAGGGAGTGGGCGCTGGTCCGAGAGTTCTCCGGTCCCAGGGACGGGACTACACGGAGGGATAAAAGCCCGGGAGACGCGATGTCATCCCGTGCCTTGTCATTCCAATGTGTAGGGAAATCACGCCATGTCCACACTGCGCTCGCTGAACAAGACCCTCCTCGCCGCCGGCCTGGCCGTCGCGACATTGTTTTCACCGCTGGCCAGCCAGGCTGCCGAGAAGCTGAAGATCGGCACTGTGGTCTGGGCCGGTTACGGCCCCTTCTACGTCGCCGACAAGAAAGACCTGTTCAAGCCCCACGGTCTGGATGTAGACCTGCAGTTCTTCAACGACCCTGCGCTGATTCCCACCGCCATGCTTAGCCGCGCACTGGACGGCGGCATGCTCACCTACGACCAGGTGGTGGCCTCGGTCGCCAAGGGCCTCAAGCATCGCGTGGTGATGCCCATCGACTTCTCCAACGGCGGTGACGCCATCGTCGCCGATGCCTCGATTCAGTCCGTCACCGACTTCAGGGGCAAGAAGGTCGGCTTCAATCCGCTGTCGCCATCGGACTTCCTGCTGGCCTATGCGCTGCAGCAGAACGGCATGAGCGACAAGGACATCAACGCCGTCAACATGACCCCGGAAGGCATTCCCGGCGCCATGGCCTCGGGCAACCTGCCGATTGGTGTGACCTATGAGCCCAACGTCTCGCAGATCCTCTCCATGGGCGGTGGCGGCAAGTTCAAGGTGGTCTACTCGTCCAAGGACGCGCCAGGGCTGATCACCGACGTGCTGGTCTTCGATGAGGCGGTTATCGCCAAGAAGCCCGCTGCCATCAAGGCGATGATCCAGGGCTATCTGGACGGCCTGGCCTACATGCAGGCGCACCCCGAGGAGTCGGCTGAGATCATCGGCGAGGTGCTCGGTGTCAGCGCCGAAGAAGCCGTGGAGCAGATGGCCGGCGCCTACAACATCCCGCTGGCCGAGATGGGCAAAAGCTTCACCCCGGGCGAGGACACCCATTCGTTCCATGGCAGCGGCGCGATCATCGCCAAACTGCTCAAGGACAACGGGCAGATTCCGACCATCCCGGACTTCAGCAAGACCTACGACGCCCAGTTCACCGAAGCGCTCGCCCAGTAAGCCGATGCCCGGCGGGCAGTTGCCCGCCTGTGCTGGAGAAGACCATGAACGCAAAACCTCTGTACCGCTACGCCGATGGCCGCGTGCCCAACACGCTGGCGATCCTCTATACCGCTCTTGCCTACGGCGGCGGCCTGGCCCTGCTATTCGCCGCCAATGGTTGGCTGAACGCACTGGGCACGTTGCTGCTGGCCCACGGCATGATCATCGCCGCCTACCTGATCCACGAATTCGCCCACGGCGCGATTTTCAGCGTGCCCAGGCACAACGAATGGGCCGGCAACGTCTGCAGTTGGTTGTGCGGCAGCTGCTACGCCGAGTTCCAGGACCTGCGCAAGAAACACATGCGCCATCACGTCGACCGCGCCGACGTGATCACTTTTGACAGCAAGGCCTTTCTCAAGGCGCGCCCCGTGTGGTTCCAGAAACTGGTACTGGCGCTGGAATGGGCCTATGTGCCGGCGGTGGAGCTGATCATGCATTTCTACGTGATCGCCCTGCCCTTCATCACCGACAACGACAAGCACCGCGCCCGACGCGGCAAGGTCGCCGCTGTGCTGGCCGTTCGCACGCTGCTCTTTGCCGGGCTCGCGGCGCTCTCGCTGAAGGCCGTGCTGCTCTACGCCGTAGCCTGGATGATCATGCTCAGCGTGCTGCGCTTCGCCGATGCCTATCAGCACACCTACGAGGCCTTCGCCGTGCTGGAAGATGGCGGCAAGCTGCCGGACGACAAGCGCCGCGACCGCAGCTACGAGCAGCAGAACACCTACAGCAACGTAGTATCGGAACGCTGGCCGGCGCTGAACCTGCTGCTGCTCAATTTCTCCTTCCACAACGCCCACCACGAGAAGCCGGTGGCGCCCTGGTATCGCCTGCCCAAGCTGCACGCCGAGCTGTACGGCAGCACCTACAACCAGGTCATTCCGATGCGCAAGCTGCTCGGCAGCTTCCATCGCTACCGCGTACGCCGCGTGCTGGACGATGACTACGGCGTGGTCAG includes:
- a CDS encoding fatty acid desaturase family protein, which gives rise to MNAKPLYRYADGRVPNTLAILYTALAYGGGLALLFAANGWLNALGTLLLAHGMIIAAYLIHEFAHGAIFSVPRHNEWAGNVCSWLCGSCYAEFQDLRKKHMRHHVDRADVITFDSKAFLKARPVWFQKLVLALEWAYVPAVELIMHFYVIALPFITDNDKHRARRGKVAAVLAVRTLLFAGLAALSLKAVLLYAVAWMIMLSVLRFADAYQHTYEAFAVLEDGGKLPDDKRRDRSYEQQNTYSNVVSERWPALNLLLLNFSFHNAHHEKPVAPWYRLPKLHAELYGSTYNQVIPMRKLLGSFHRYRVRRVLDDDYGVVSEGPHKADNFYGAVGVSFLTAV
- a CDS encoding ABC transporter substrate-binding protein yields the protein MSTLRSLNKTLLAAGLAVATLFSPLASQAAEKLKIGTVVWAGYGPFYVADKKDLFKPHGLDVDLQFFNDPALIPTAMLSRALDGGMLTYDQVVASVAKGLKHRVVMPIDFSNGGDAIVADASIQSVTDFRGKKVGFNPLSPSDFLLAYALQQNGMSDKDINAVNMTPEGIPGAMASGNLPIGVTYEPNVSQILSMGGGGKFKVVYSSKDAPGLITDVLVFDEAVIAKKPAAIKAMIQGYLDGLAYMQAHPEESAEIIGEVLGVSAEEAVEQMAGAYNIPLAEMGKSFTPGEDTHSFHGSGAIIAKLLKDNGQIPTIPDFSKTYDAQFTEALAQ